The DNA region AGAGTTGCCAGTCCACTCGCAAATGGGAGCACAACTAACTTGTCAGCACTGTCTTATGACGACTCGACAAGTGAGCTCCCCACACCACAGCCTTTGGAGACCGCGGCTCCCGTGAAACTGGAAGGCTCTTCCCGCCACCCAGTTTCCCTAGACCGCAGTATGTCTGTAAAGGTTACTATGAGTGATATCGATaaggctttggaagagttTCGTGGCGACTCACTTGCAAACATCTCTCATTCAGCCACAGAGGACCTGAGCGCGAATACAACTGTAAACACTATCGCAACCGGCCCTGATATGTCACGACTGAAGTTACATGGTTCTAGCTCTGCGCATTCGCTGACTAACGACACTTCATTCGGTACTACCTCTATAAATGGTATCGACGCCAACGAATTGAAACCAGCGAACGCGCGCAACTGGAGCCCGGAACAGGTCACTGCTTACTTCATAGGATCCGGGTTTGACGTTGAATCCTCTACAAGATTTCAGCAACACAAAATTTCAGGTCTTATTTTGCTGGAGTTGGAACTTGCGCACctcaaagaacttgaaatcAACTCGTTTGGGATaagatttgaaattttcaaagagattgaagctATCAAAGACATAATCAATACCCAAGGGCCAGTAAAACAGCCCAGTCAGCTTAtgccagctgctgctgttaACCAACGCTCGTATATGGGCCATGCTCGTAAGACTTCACAGTCAATGGAAGAGCTGCCagccaaaacaacagcCGTGCCTTCAAACCCGCTGCCACAGAAGTCGAGTAGAGCTAGACCATATTCATTGGCTTTGCCCGACAACGAGGCTTCACCGGCTCCACTGGAGGCTCATAACGATCGTACAACTTCGAACGGCAAGTCAAAAAATCACCAAGTTGACGACAAAAACTTTCTGTCGCCTCGCAAAGCCCCCAAACCACCTTCCTATCCAAGTCCTGTTCAACCACCAAGATCTCCCATTGTTCAGAACTATACACCTAGTCCATCTAGTGGCCATTTTTCTCAGAGCTATAAAAATGCACCTCCAACAATATATGAGCGCGCTCCACACATGGAAACTCGCCCTAGCAATGGTTCCGAATCCAATTCCACGAAGTTTCAATTTCCGAAAACCACACCTCCTCAGCTCTTATCTGAGGCAATTGAACTGGGAAGTGAACGCAGAGAAAGAAAGCTATCAAGCGCTGAGAATGATGAGCGAATGATTTTTAACACTACAAACTACGCCGGTAACCGCAGTTCAATTATCTATTCTGGTCAACAAGGGCACAGGAAAAGCAAATCCGGTAGTTCATTCGTGGATTTATTCAATAGGATATCGATGATGTCTCCAGCCCCTCCTAAAGCACCACAAAACGACATTGATGGGTTGAGTGTACTTGATAGTCAACAATTGAGACCTAGTTCAAGCATATACGAGCACTCAAGAGCGGCCTCACAACACTCCAGGACGGCTTCCCCAAGCCACATAAAACACCCCTCTCAAACAAACGCGGAGGTTAAAAAGCATAGGAGGAATTCGTCCCTCCTTTCGTTTTTTTCCAACAAAGGTGAAGAAAACGGTAGGTCAAGTTCTCCAACCAAGAAAAGCCATTCTAGAAAAACATCGGTTTCCCACAGTAGAAAAAACTCGGCTTTGGgcttttcttcctcaacCCCCTTTTCCCCTGACCGAGGTTCCAAGTCTCCTACCAAGCGTCACTCGGTAATCGTATCGCCCATTG from Lachancea thermotolerans CBS 6340 chromosome C complete sequence includes:
- a CDS encoding KLTH0C06182p (similar to uniprot|P39969 Saccharomyces cerevisiae YER114C BOI2 Protein implicated in polar growth functionally redundant with Boi1p interacts with bud-emergence protein Bem1p contains an SH3 (src homology 3) domain and a PH (pleckstrin homology) domain); translation: MNNGSTRNSKIPKLGLLETSFGSEESLGSISSGPLYITITEYSKRMEDELDMKPGDKIQVITDDEEYNDGWYYGRNLRTNEEGLYPKVFTQEISKPSLVRAKSARRVASPLANGSTTNLSALSYDDSTSELPTPQPLETAAPVKLEGSSRHPVSLDRSMSVKVTMSDIDKALEEFRGDSLANISHSATEDLSANTTVNTIATGPDMSRLKLHGSSSAHSLTNDTSFGTTSINGIDANELKPANARNWSPEQVTAYFIGSGFDVESSTRFQQHKISGLILLELELAHLKELEINSFGIRFEIFKEIEAIKDIINTQGPVKQPSQLMPAAAVNQRSYMGHARKTSQSMEELPAKTTAVPSNPLPQKSSRARPYSLALPDNEASPAPLEAHNDRTTSNGKSKNHQVDDKNFLSPRKAPKPPSYPSPVQPPRSPIVQNYTPSPSSGHFSQSYKNAPPTIYERAPHMETRPSNGSESNSTKFQFPKTTPPQLLSEAIELGSERRERKLSSAENDERMIFNTTNYAGNRSSIIYSGQQGHRKSKSGSSFVDLFNRISMMSPAPPKAPQNDIDGLSVLDSQQLRPSSSIYEHSRAASQHSRTASPSHIKHPSQTNAEVKKHRRNSSLLSFFSNKGEENGRSSSPTKKSHSRKTSVSHSRKNSALGFSSSTPFSPDRGSKSPTKRHSVIVSPIVAPVSPVEETAETEKRRSVSAKEPSSTLGGTDSDLFFDANDDTLEDRKNKRSVSEAVKSKSTRSKSNKNVPRKMKTSAFMEGIRTVSVKSAMSEADCSGWMSKKGSGAMGVWKNRFFTLHGTRLSYFASTTDTRERGLIDITAHRVVPAKDDDKLVALYAASTGKGRYCFKLLPPQPGSKKGLTFTQPRVHYFAVETKEEMRAWMAALIKATIDIDTSVPIISSCATPTVSLNKAQEMLTQAREETRAREEQRFLNEEDEDQLLWEQQQRAELSAQQNATGGSTPNSLQINSSTGPGFHSPYLLASGVLSPGAPQSNSRLSDQQGSDYFLLGSKYGNSKI